From the genome of Staphylococcus haemolyticus, one region includes:
- a CDS encoding HNH endonuclease: MSKAYADYIEQRTKNKGFYSNAKWRKTRLKVLARDHFECVMCNAEGRLTINQKQSLEVDHIKELEVRADLAYELSNLRTLCKFHHNKRHGRFEHNPNNRKNKFDDENW, from the coding sequence ATGAGTAAAGCATATGCAGACTATATAGAACAACGTACAAAGAATAAAGGTTTCTACTCTAATGCGAAGTGGCGTAAGACAAGACTAAAGGTATTAGCACGCGATCATTTTGAATGTGTCATGTGTAATGCAGAAGGTAGATTGACGATTAATCAGAAACAATCACTAGAAGTGGACCATATTAAAGAGTTAGAAGTAAGAGCAGATTTAGCATATGAACTTTCTAATCTAAGAACACTATGTAAATTTCATCACAACAAACGTCATGGAAGATTTGAACATAATCCAAATAATAGAAAGAATAAATTTGATGATGAAAACTGGTAA
- a CDS encoding SNF2-related protein: MTELAITFQPHSYQKHAIDKVIENEKYGLFLDMGLGKTVSTLTAFSELQLLDTEKMLVIAPLNVAKDTWADEISKWDHLKHLRVSKILGTPKQRLAALNKDADIYITNKENTKWLCDQYKKEWPFDMVVIDELSTFKNPSSQRFKAIKKKLPLVKRFVGLTGTPSPNSLLDLWAQVYLIDRGERLETAFSRYRERYFRATHQVSDHVYNWELREGSEDLIYKQIEDIALSMKASDYLDMPERIDTKQVVTLSNKERKLYDELEKYYILEDETDGTIVAQSGASLSQKLLQLSNGAVYTDDEDVRQIHDRKLDKLEEIIDEAQGQPILLFYNFKHDRARILECFDDVLTLDDKGYKDKWNSGKAKILLAHPSSAGHGLNLQQGGHIIVWFGLTWSLELYQQANARLYRQGQEHTTIIHHIMTENTIDQRVYQALQNKELTQDELMKAIKARIDKYK, encoded by the coding sequence GTGACTGAATTGGCAATTACCTTTCAACCACATAGCTATCAAAAGCATGCAATCGATAAAGTAATCGAGAATGAAAAGTATGGACTTTTTCTTGATATGGGTTTAGGCAAGACGGTATCAACCTTAACAGCGTTTAGTGAATTACAATTGTTAGATACTGAAAAGATGTTAGTCATTGCACCTTTGAATGTTGCTAAAGATACTTGGGCAGATGAGATTAGCAAGTGGGACCATTTAAAGCATTTGCGTGTATCTAAAATACTGGGAACACCTAAGCAAAGATTAGCAGCACTTAATAAAGATGCAGACATCTATATAACTAATAAAGAAAATACGAAATGGTTATGTGATCAATATAAAAAGGAATGGCCATTTGATATGGTTGTGATTGATGAGCTATCAACATTTAAGAATCCATCTAGTCAAAGATTTAAAGCAATAAAGAAGAAACTACCGTTAGTTAAAAGGTTTGTTGGATTAACAGGAACACCAAGTCCAAATAGCTTACTTGATTTATGGGCACAAGTTTATTTAATCGATAGAGGCGAAAGACTAGAAACTGCATTCAGTCGATATCGTGAACGATACTTCAGAGCTACACATCAAGTAAGTGATCATGTTTATAACTGGGAACTAAGAGAAGGCTCAGAAGATTTAATCTATAAACAGATAGAAGATATTGCTTTGAGTATGAAAGCTAGTGATTACTTAGATATGCCTGAACGTATAGATACGAAACAAGTTGTTACTTTATCTAATAAAGAACGTAAGCTATATGACGAGCTTGAGAAGTACTACATCTTAGAAGATGAAACAGATGGAACAATCGTAGCACAAAGTGGTGCGTCGCTTAGTCAGAAGTTACTGCAGTTATCGAATGGTGCGGTATATACAGATGATGAAGATGTTAGACAGATACATGATAGAAAGCTAGATAAGTTAGAAGAGATAATCGACGAAGCGCAAGGACAACCAATTCTTTTATTCTATAACTTCAAACATGATAGAGCTAGAATACTTGAATGCTTTGATGATGTACTAACACTAGATGATAAAGGCTACAAAGATAAGTGGAATAGTGGTAAAGCTAAGATACTATTAGCACATCCATCAAGTGCAGGTCATGGACTTAACCTACAACAAGGTGGGCACATCATTGTGTGGTTCGGCTTAACATGGTCACTAGAGTTATACCAACAAGCCAATGCTAGATTGTACAGACAGGGTCAAGAACATACAACAATCATTCATCATATTATGACAGAGAATACAATAGACCAAAGAGTGTATCAAGCACTACAGAATAAAGAACTAACACAAGATGAATTGATGAAAGCTATTAAAGCGAGAATAGATAAGTATAAGTAA
- a CDS encoding VRR-NUC domain-containing protein, which yields MRESKIESYLVREVKKLNGLCLKWVSPGTRGVPDRIIIMPKGKTYYVEMKQPNGRVDPLQQYMHKQLTNRDHQVFTLWTKEQVNEFIKKVGD from the coding sequence ATGAGAGAATCGAAAATCGAAAGCTATTTAGTCAGAGAAGTTAAAAAGTTAAATGGCTTATGTTTGAAGTGGGTATCACCTGGAACTAGAGGTGTGCCAGATAGAATTATCATCATGCCTAAAGGCAAAACGTATTATGTTGAGATGAAACAACCGAATGGACGCGTTGATCCATTGCAGCAATACATGCATAAGCAATTAACCAATAGAGATCATCAAGTTTTTACGTTATGGACTAAAGAACAAGTAAATGAATTTATAAAAAAAGTAGGTGACTGA
- a CDS encoding virulence-associated E family protein: protein MQDKVTQIKQLKYDRDVSYAYAASRLSKHWNNHNMAWSDFMQKLAQTVRTKEDLADYNKMSKSEQADVKDVGGFVGGYLKEGKRKAGQVMNRSMLTLDLDFAAQDMTDILSMFYDFAYCVYSTHKHREISPRLRLVIPLKRNVNADEYEAVGRKVADMVGMEYFDDTTYQPHRLMYWPSTSNDAEFFFTYEDLPLLDPDEILNDYVDWTDTLEWPTSNREQSKTKHLADKQGNPEEKPGIVGAFCRAYTIEEAIETFIPDLYDQHNTDRYTYHEGSTAGGLVLYEDGKFAYSHHNTDPISGQLVNSFDLIRIHLYGAQDENMKADTPINRLPSYKAMQTKAQNDEQVKKQLINDKMSNVMDDFDVIETANDEWDETLEITSKGNFKASIPNIEIILRNDPNLKGKIAFNEFTKQIECLGKTPWNKESRHRQWQDGDDSALRSYIEKVYEIHHSGKTKDAIISVAIQNAYHPVRNYLNSLTWDGEPRLERLFIKYLGVEDTEVNRTTTRKALTAGVTRVMEPGCKFDYMLTLYGPQGVGKSAILKKLGGAWFSDSLVSVTGKEAYEALQGVWLMEMAELAATRKAEVEAIKHFISKQIDRFRVAYGHYIEDFPRQCIFIGTTNKVDFLRDETGGRRFWPMTVNPDKVEVKWSKLTKEEIDQIWAEAKHYYDKGEELYLDPELEEEMNAIQSKHTEESPYVGIIEEFLNTPIPKNWQDMSIGERRDFYKFGDASISEQSSELVQRDKVCALEIFVECFGKDKGDSRGSMELKKITNALRQLGTWQVYDGNQQGKLRFGKEYGLQKAYIRDEDINDLI from the coding sequence ATGCAGGACAAAGTCACACAAATCAAACAACTCAAATATGACCGTGATGTGTCTTATGCTTATGCAGCAAGTCGTTTATCAAAGCATTGGAACAATCACAACATGGCTTGGTCCGACTTCATGCAAAAGCTTGCTCAAACGGTTAGAACAAAAGAAGACTTAGCCGACTACAACAAAATGTCTAAATCTGAACAAGCAGATGTTAAAGACGTTGGTGGCTTTGTTGGTGGTTACCTAAAAGAAGGCAAACGTAAAGCCGGACAAGTGATGAACCGCTCAATGTTAACGCTTGACTTGGACTTTGCAGCACAAGATATGACCGACATACTTTCTATGTTCTATGATTTTGCTTATTGTGTCTATTCAACACATAAGCACAGAGAAATTAGCCCAAGATTACGCTTAGTCATTCCACTTAAACGTAACGTCAACGCAGATGAGTATGAAGCGGTTGGTCGTAAAGTCGCAGATATGGTTGGAATGGAATACTTTGATGATACAACCTATCAACCACACCGTTTAATGTATTGGCCATCAACAAGTAATGATGCTGAGTTCTTTTTCACTTATGAAGATTTACCACTATTAGATCCTGATGAGATTTTAAATGATTATGTTGATTGGACCGACACATTAGAATGGCCAACATCTAATCGTGAGCAAAGCAAGACCAAGCATTTAGCAGACAAGCAAGGTAACCCGGAAGAGAAACCAGGCATCGTTGGTGCATTTTGTCGAGCTTATACAATCGAAGAAGCGATTGAGACTTTTATACCTGATTTATACGACCAACATAATACAGACCGATACACGTATCATGAAGGGTCAACTGCAGGTGGTTTAGTCTTGTATGAAGACGGTAAATTCGCTTATTCACATCACAATACAGACCCAATCAGTGGTCAACTTGTTAACAGTTTTGACTTAATACGTATACACCTATATGGTGCACAAGATGAAAACATGAAAGCCGATACGCCAATTAACCGCTTACCTAGTTATAAGGCTATGCAGACGAAAGCACAGAATGATGAACAGGTTAAAAAGCAACTCATCAATGACAAGATGAGCAATGTAATGGATGACTTCGACGTTATCGAAACTGCAAATGATGAATGGGATGAAACGTTAGAAATCACATCAAAAGGTAACTTCAAAGCAAGCATCCCTAATATCGAGATTATTTTACGTAATGATCCTAACTTAAAAGGCAAGATTGCATTTAATGAATTTACGAAACAAATTGAATGCTTAGGGAAAACACCATGGAACAAAGAAAGCCGACACAGACAATGGCAAGACGGAGATGATAGCGCATTACGTAGTTATATTGAAAAAGTGTATGAAATTCATCATTCCGGCAAAACAAAAGATGCCATTATCAGTGTAGCTATCCAAAATGCTTATCATCCAGTTAGAAACTACCTTAATAGTTTAACTTGGGATGGTGAGCCTAGACTTGAACGTCTATTTATTAAGTATTTAGGTGTTGAAGATACAGAAGTTAATCGCACGACAACACGTAAAGCATTAACTGCAGGTGTTACAAGAGTTATGGAGCCTGGATGCAAATTCGACTATATGCTTACACTTTATGGCCCACAAGGTGTCGGTAAATCAGCCATTCTTAAAAAGCTTGGTGGTGCTTGGTTCTCAGACAGTTTGGTATCTGTGACAGGTAAAGAAGCCTATGAAGCATTACAAGGTGTATGGCTCATGGAAATGGCAGAGCTTGCTGCAACACGTAAAGCAGAAGTTGAAGCGATTAAACACTTCATATCAAAACAAATAGACCGTTTCCGTGTAGCATATGGCCATTATATAGAAGACTTTCCACGTCAATGTATCTTCATTGGTACTACAAATAAAGTAGATTTCCTAAGAGATGAAACTGGTGGTCGTCGTTTTTGGCCTATGACTGTCAACCCTGACAAAGTAGAAGTTAAATGGTCAAAACTAACTAAAGAAGAAATCGACCAAATTTGGGCAGAAGCAAAGCATTATTATGATAAAGGCGAAGAACTATATCTTGATCCTGAACTTGAAGAAGAGATGAACGCTATTCAAAGTAAGCATACTGAAGAATCACCTTATGTAGGTATTATTGAAGAGTTTCTAAATACGCCTATTCCTAAGAACTGGCAAGACATGTCTATAGGTGAGCGTCGAGATTTTTATAAGTTTGGTGATGCGTCGATTAGTGAGCAGAGTAGCGAATTAGTTCAAAGAGACAAAGTGTGTGCTTTAGAAATATTTGTTGAGTGCTTTGGAAAAGATAAAGGTGATAGCCGAGGTTCAATGGAACTTAAAAAGATTACTAATGCTTTAAGACAGTTAGGTACTTGGCAGGTATATGACGGGAATCAACAAGGCAAATTACGCTTTGGCAAAGAGTATGGATTGCAAAAAGCTTATATTAGAGATGAAGATATAAACGATTTAATATAA
- a CDS encoding DUF1514 family protein, which translates to MWPILTILLALLYLISIMVQHEQKKEIETLETINHMLRNALHEKL; encoded by the coding sequence ATGTGGCCAATATTAACAATTCTATTAGCGCTACTATACCTAATATCAATCATGGTACAACACGAACAAAAGAAAGAAATCGAAACGCTAGAAACTATTAACCACATGCTTAGAAATGCACTACATGAAAAGCTATAA
- the rinB gene encoding transcriptional activator RinB: MFKRILKIWFIIGMYELSKYLTNELIVKLQSEDDVDTAPKDFARESDQYDINGIKGEGE; the protein is encoded by the coding sequence ATGTTTAAACGCATACTAAAAATATGGTTCATCATCGGAATGTATGAACTAAGCAAATATCTAACTAACGAACTTATCGTTAAGTTGCAGAGTGAAGATGATGTGGATACTGCACCTAAGGATTTTGCTAGGGAGAGTGATCAATACGATATTAACGGAATTAAAGGAGAAGGTGAGTGA
- a CDS encoding DUF1381 domain-containing protein, translating to MTQYLIREFTDSTGRIHTDIEKARTNETLSIVEAEDKEEAKKKASERNE from the coding sequence GTGACACAATACCTAATCAGAGAATTCACAGATAGCACAGGTCGCATTCACACGGATATAGAGAAAGCACGCACAAACGAAACTCTCTCTATTGTAGAGGCAGAGGATAAAGAAGAAGCTAAGAAGAAAGCGAGTGAACGGAATGAGTGA